A genomic region of Psychrobacter sp. M13 contains the following coding sequences:
- a CDS encoding CoA ester lyase produces the protein MQSNSTEKTIATHNDFANINSWLFVPATRMDRVAKAFASGADAVIVDLEDAVAQADKAQARIAIQDYYHSQDYQPIWLRVNRASSVEFMEDIALCQQLPNLAGVILAKAEQAAAIEYVNQATNLPVIALIETALGLSQVDNMAGASGLLAFSYGFLDLCNDLNVQVGTPAADHIANQIRYQLLVSSKVQGLLAPIDTVYPDFKDNKGLYDRVILWSQMGLSGMLCIHPKQVAVIQQSLQPSAAELDFAKRVVVEYERSHEAVFEVDGNMVDAPVIERCRQLLAKWPNI, from the coding sequence ATGCAGTCAAACAGTACTGAAAAAACTATCGCAACTCATAACGATTTCGCCAACATCAATAGCTGGCTATTCGTACCTGCGACTCGAATGGATCGAGTAGCCAAAGCCTTTGCCAGTGGCGCGGATGCCGTTATTGTTGATTTAGAAGATGCCGTCGCTCAAGCAGATAAAGCACAAGCGCGTATAGCTATACAAGACTATTACCACAGTCAAGACTATCAGCCTATTTGGCTACGAGTTAATAGGGCGAGTAGTGTAGAGTTTATGGAAGATATCGCGCTGTGTCAGCAGTTGCCAAATCTAGCTGGCGTAATACTAGCCAAAGCTGAGCAAGCCGCCGCTATCGAATATGTGAATCAAGCGACTAACTTACCCGTTATTGCTCTGATTGAAACCGCGTTAGGATTGTCTCAAGTCGATAACATGGCAGGTGCGTCAGGATTGCTGGCTTTTAGCTATGGATTCTTAGATTTGTGTAATGATTTAAACGTACAAGTTGGCACGCCAGCGGCTGATCATATTGCCAATCAGATTCGCTATCAGCTGTTAGTTAGCTCCAAAGTGCAAGGGTTACTGGCTCCTATCGATACTGTTTATCCTGATTTTAAGGATAACAAAGGTCTTTATGATAGAGTAATACTATGGTCGCAAATGGGTCTGTCAGGCATGCTGTGTATTCATCCTAAGCAAGTGGCCGTTATCCAGCAGTCCTTGCAACCTAGCGCGGCTGAGCTTGATTTTGCCAAGCGAGTAGTCGTCGAGTATGAACGGAGTCATGAGGCGGTATTTGAAGTCGATGGTAATATGGTGGATGCGCCAGTGATTG